The genomic window CGCCAGGTCGTCGGCGGGCAGCGGTCCGAGGTCGGCGCCCCAGTGCACGACCCGGGGCAGCCCGGGGCCGCGCGCGTCGAGCACCAGGCTGGTCCGCGCGCGGCGCAGGTGGACGATGGTCATCCCTTGCTGGCTCCCAGGGTGAGGCCCCGGACGAACTGCTTCTGCAACAGGAAGAAGATCACCAGGGTGGGGATGGCGACCAGCACCGAGCCGGCCGAGACCAGGTTGTTGTCGGTGAAGAACTCGCCGCGCAGGTTGTTCAGCGAGCTGGTCACCGGGAACTTGTCGCCGGTGCGCATGAGCACGGTGGCCCAGAAGAACTCGTTGTAGATCCAGGTCACCTCCAGGGTGGCCAGCGCGGCCAGGGCCGGCCGGCAGAGCGGCATGGTCACCTGCCAGTACTGCCGCCAGACGCTCGCCCCGTCGACCATCGCCGCCTCGTACAGCTCGTGCGGCAGGGCCTTCATGTAGTTGCTCAGCACGAAGACGCAGAACCCGCACTGGAAGGCGACGTTGACCAGGATCAGCCCCCAGTAGCTGTCGTACAGCAGCTCGGAGTCGCTCATGAACTCCGGCAGCGGCACCTGGGTGAAGAGCCGGAACAGCGGGATGAGCAGCGCCTGCTGCGGCAGCAGGTTCGCCGCGGTGAAGAGCCCGAGCAGGACGATGTTGAGTTTCCAGCTGAACCGGGCGATCACGAACGCAACGCAGGAGGCGAGGAATAGCGTGAGCAGCACCGCCGGCACGGTGATGTAGACCGAGTTGAGGAAGTGCTTGCCGAACTCGGCGGTCTGCCAGGCGGTGATGTAGTTGTCGAAGGTCCAACCGCCGAACGAGACGTACCCGTGGGCGGCGGTGTACTGGTAGGACCGCAGCGAGGTCAGCACCGCCCAGAGGATCGGGAAGAGCCAGCCGACGGCCACCGCGGCCAGGAAGAGGTGCAGGACCACCCGGGCGGGCCGCAGTGGCCGGCGGCGTCCGGCCGGGGCGGCGGCCGCCGGCTCACGGGTCAGGGTCGCGGTGCTCATCTCCGGTCCTCCCGCATCACGGTGGTCAGGTAGAGGGCAATGAAGACCAGGGAGACCACCAGCATGATGGTCGCCAGCGCGGAGCCGAAGCCGATCCGGCTGGCCTCGCCGACCACGTTGGAGGTGACCAGCGCGGAGATCAACTCGAGCCCGTTGCGACCCTTGTTGATGACCCAGACCAGGTCGAACGCGCGCAGCGACTCGATCACCGTCACCACCAGCACGATGATGTTGATCGGCCGCATCACCGGGAAGACCACCCGGAAGAAGGTGCTCGCCTCCGAGGAGCCGTCCACCGCGGCGGCCTCTCGCAGCGACGGGTCGACGCCCTTCAGCCCCGCCAGGTAGAGCAGCATGATGTAGCCGACGTGCCGCCACCCGGCGGCGAAGAGCACCGCCCAGATGTTGACGTTGGGGTCGCCGTACCAGTCGGTGTCGGTGCCCAGCACCGCGTTGAGCAGGCCCTCGTCGCGGGAATAGATGAGCTGCCAGACGAAGCCGATCAGCGCCAGCGAGAGCACCACCGGCAGGTAGAGCGCGGTCTGGTAGAACCGGCTCCCGCGCAGCTCCTTGTCCAGCAGCACGGCGAGGAACATGCCGAACGGCGTCGCCACCACGAAGAGCGCGGCCAACCAGAGCAGGTTGTTCTGCACCGCTGGCACGAACGGCGGGTAGATGTTCACCACGTCGTCGTAGTTCTTCAGACCGACCCAGTCGATCTCGCCGAACGGGCCGATGCCGTCCCAGTCGGTGCCGGAGAGCAGCACGGTGGCCAGGGCGGGCAGCCAGACCAGAGCGGTGACGAGCAGCAGGGGTACGAGCACCATCAGCGTGATCACCACGCGGTCGGTGCGGGACAGGAGCCGTAGCCGGCGGCCACGACCACCCGTGGAGGTGGTCGTGGCCGGCGGCGGCACGGCGCGATCCGCTTGGATCAGGGGCAGGTCGGACACGATGTCCTCCCCCTCTCGCCGTCAGCTGGTGAAGATCGACTTCTTCTGGTTCTCGATGCTGGTGAGCAGCCCGCTGATGTCCTTCGGGTTCTTGATGAACTGCTGCAACGCCGGGATGATCACCGTCGAGGCGAAGTCCGGCCGGGTGTCCCGGTCGAGGAACTGGGCGATCTCGGTGGCCGAGCCGACCAGTTCGGCGGCCTTCTTCTGCAGCGCGGTGTAGCCGCTGGTGTCCGCGCCGGTGTTGGCGACCAGGGTGCTGGGGTCGTTCTTCACCGTGATGTTCGCGGCGTCCTTCGAGCCGACGTACTCCAGCAGCTTCTTCGCGTTGGCCTCGGACTTCGGCTTGCGGGCCATCATGTAGCCGTCGATCGGCGCGTCCAGGGCCTTCGCCCCGATCGCCGGGTCGATCTCGGGGAAGGTGAAGAAGTCCAGGTCGTCCTGCTCGTCGTTGCTGAACTGCTGGGCGACGAAGAGGCCGAGCAGGTACATGCCGCTCTTCTTCTGCTGCAACGACTGGGCGGCTTCCTGCCAGGTCCGGCCGAGGGCGTCCGGCTGGTGGATCGGCAGCAGCCCGGCCCAGGTGTCGAAGACCTTCTTCACCTTGTCGGAGGTCCACGCCTCCTTGCCGGCCATCAGGTCCACGTGGAACTGGTAGCCGTTGATCCGCAGGTTGAGGATGTCGAAGGTGCCCATCGCCGGCCAGCCGTCCTTGTCGGCAAAGGCGATCGGCGCGAGGCCGTCCTTCTTCATCTGGGCGCCGAGGGTGTTCAGCTCGTCGAGGTTCTTCGGCACCTGGTAGCCGTGCTGCTGCCAGACCGACTTGCGGTAGAAGACCGCCCACGGGTAGTACGACGCCGGGACGAAGTACTGCTTGCCGTCGTCGCCGGTGGACGCCTTCTTGAACGCGTCGGAGTAGCCGGAGAGCTTGCCCCAGACGTCGCTGACGTCGCCGGCCAGCCCCTTGGCGGCGAAGAACCGCATCCGGTAGCCGGCGAACCACATGAACACGTCGTCCGGCTTGCCCTGCAGGTAGTTGTTGATGTTCTCCTGGAACGTGTTGTGGTCGACCGTGTTGACCGCCGGCTGGATGCCGGACGCGGTCTGGAAGCCAGCCATCACCTTGGCGATGACGTCCTTCGGCTTCGGGTCCGACTGGTTGGAGCCCACCGAGACCGTCTTGGAGTCCGACCCGGAGTCCGAGTCGGAGCCGCAGCCGGCGAGCAGTCCCGTGCCGAGCAGCGCGCCGGTGCCGGCCGCGCCGGCCAGCAGCGAGCGGCGGTTCAGGCCGGCGACGGACGGGGGTACGAGTCGGGCGAGGTACTCGGCTTGCGATCGGGGACGGGACATTGTTCCTCCTGCGTGGAAGAGGTGCGCTGCGCCCAAGGGCCGTGACGGGTAGCGGGGATCGGTGTTCGCGCCGGCAGTATTAGATCCACCGTGAATCCACATGTCCGAACACAAACAGCCGGTGGCTCGTCAAGTTACCCCTCCGTACGTGACTGTCAAGAGGGTCGACGGTCACTGATAACCCAGTTGTGACACGGCTGAGACGAAGTAAACGTTGGAATTTCTGTCGATGTTGGAAAGTGTTGACTTGGGTGCCGTCGAGGTGCACGCTCTGCTCTCATGCGGAGCTGGCACGGCGAGGGCATCTGGTACGGAGCGGACTTCAACCCGGAGCAGTGGCCCGAGCAGACCTGGGTCGAGGACGTCGCGCTGATGCGCCGGGCCGGGGTCAACCTGGTCTCGGTCGGCATCTTCTCCTGGGCCCTGCTGGAGCCCGCTCCCGGCGAGTTCGACTTCGGTTGGCTCGACCGCGCCCTTGACGTCCTGCACGGCGGCGGGATCAACGTCGACCTCGCTACCGCCACCGCCAGCCCACCACCGTGGCTGGCCCACCGGTACCCGGAGACGCTGCCCCGACGGGCCGACGGCGCGATCCTCTGGCCCGGCGGCCGGCAGGCGTACTGCCCCAGCTCGCCGGTCTTCCGGGAGCGGTCGCTGGCCCTGGTCGAGGCGGTCGCCCGCCGCTACGCCGAGCACCCGGCCGTCGTGATGTGGCACGTCTCCAACGAGCTGGGCTGCCACAACGTGCATTGCTACTGCGACGTCAGCGCCGAGGCGTTCCGCCGCTGGCTGCGCGACCGGTACGGCGACCTGGCCGCGCTCAACGCCGCCTGGGGCACCGCCTTCTGGAGCCAGCGCTACCACGACTGGGCCGAGATCAACCCGCCGCGGACCGCGCCGACCTTCGCGAACCCCACCCAGCAGCTCGACTTCCTGCGCTTCTCCTCTGACGAGCAGCGGGCCCAGCTGCGCGCCGAGCGGGAGGTGCTGAAGCGGTTGGCCCCGCAGCCGGTCACCACCAACTTCATGATCGGCACCGGGATCAAGTACCTGGACTACCACTCCTGGGCGTCCGACGTGGACGTGGTCGCCAACGACCACTACCTGACCGCCGCCGACCCGGAGGCGCACGTCGGGCTGGCGCTCGCCGCCGACCACACCCGCGGCGTCGCCGGCGGCGACCCGTGGCTGCTGATGGAGCACTCCACCAGCGCGGTCAACTGGCAGCCGCGCAACGTCGCCAAGACCCCCGGCCAGCTGCGCCGCAACAGCCTCGCGCACGTGGCGCGCGGCGCCGACGGGGTGCTCTTCTTCCAGTGGCGGGCCTCCCGGGCAGGTGCCGAGAAGTTCCACTCCGCGCTGGTCCCGCACGCCGGCCCGGAGACCAAGGTGTTCCGCGAGGTCTGCCGGCTCGGCGCCGACCTCAGGGCCCTCGCCGAGGTACGCGGCAGCCGCGTCGACGCCGACGTGGCGATCCTCTTCGACTACGAGGCCTGGTGGGGCGCGGAGCTCGACTCCCACCCCAGCGTCGACGTCACGTACGCCGACCGGCTCGCCGCCCTGCACGGCGCGCTCTGGCGGGCCGGGGTCACCGCCGACGTGGTGCACCCGTCCACCGACCTCTCCGGCTACCGGCTGGTCCTGGTCCCCACCCTGTACCTGGTCCACGACGCCGACGCCGAGGCGCTGCGCCGGTACGTCGAGGCGGGCGGGACCGCGCTGGTCACCTACTTCAGCGGCATCGTCGACGAGCACGACCACATCCGGCTCGGCGGCTACCCCGGCGCGTTCCGGGAGCTGCTCGGCATCCGCACCGAGGAGTTCTTCCCGCTCCGCGCGGGGGAGCGGGTCCGCCTCGACGACGGCGCCACCGCCGACGTGTGGACCGAGTGGCTGCACCCGGAGGGGGCGGAGGTGCTCGCGTCGTACGCCGACGGGCCGCTGCCCGGCGTGCCCGCGCTGACCCGGCACCCCGCCGGCGCCGGCGCCGCCTGGTACGTCGGCACCCGGCTCGACGAGGCGGCCACCGACCGTCTCGTGGCCCGGCTGCTCGCCGAGTCCGGCGTCCGCCCACCGGTGCCCGCCCCGGCCGGCGTCGAGGTGGTCCGCCGCCGCGACGCCGACCGGAGCTGGCTCTTCGTCATCAACCACACCGACGCCGAAGCCCGGCTCGCCGTCACCGGCACCGAGCTGCTCGACGCCGCCCGCTGCGACGGCGAGCTGGTCGTACCGGCCGGGGAGGTGGCCGTGGTCCGCGAGGAGGCCGCCACCGACCGGCCGATCGCCGCCGGGTCCACGGCCGGCGTCCCGACGGCGGAGCCGCCGGTGGACCGGGCCGCCGAGCCGGCTTGAGCCCGTCTACCGTTCCCCGTGCGCCCGAAGGAGGTCCCATGCTCGCCCAGCAACGGCAGAGCGCCATCCTGGAGCTGATCCGGCAGCGCGGCGGCGTGCGGGTCAGCCACCTGGTCAGTCGCTTCGGGGTGTCGGACATGACGATCCGGCGGGACCTGGAGGTGCTCGCCGAGCGGGGGCTGGTCGACAAGGTCCACGGCGGGGCGACCCTGGCCGGTCCGGGGTCCGCCGAGGAACCCGGCTTCGCCGCGAAGTCGATCCGCCAGCAGGCCGAGAAGCGGGCCATCGCCGAACGGGCCGCCGCGATGGTCGAACCAGGCATGGCGATCGCCCTCTCCGCCGGCACCACCACCGCCGCCCTCGCCGCCCGGCTCGCCGACGTCCGCGGGCTGACCGTGGTGACCAACTCGATCCCGGTCGCCGACGCGCTCTACCAGGACCCGCGCGCCGACCAGACCGTGGTGCTGACCGGTGGCATCCGTACCCCGTCGGACGCGCTGACCGGGCCGGTGGCCGAGGCGGCGATCGCCGCCCTCAACGTCGACCTGCTCTTCCTCGGCGTGCACGGGATGAGCCCGCGGACCGGGTTCACCACCCCCAACCTGCTGGAGGCGGCGGTCAACCGGCGGCTGATCAGCTCCGCCCGGCGGCTGGTGGTGCTCGCCGACCACACCAAGTGGGAGACGATCGGCATCGCCACCATCGCCCCGCTCGAGGACGCCGACATGTTGATCAGCGACGGGAAGCTGCCGCCGGAGGGGCGCCGCCAGATCGGCGAGCAGGTCGGCGAGCTGATTGTCGTCGAGGCGGACTGAGCGCGTTCACAGCCACTTCACAGCGCCTCGCGTTAGGGTTCCCTCAGCAATGCCTCCGACGTTCCATGGTGGAGCGCCGTCCCGCGGGAGTGACCGATGGTCTTCAAGAAGATGTTGAGCGCGTTCGGCGTGGGCGGCCCCAGCGTCGACACCGTGCTGGCCAACCCGAACACCCGACCCGGGCTCACCCTCGACGGGCACGTGAACCTCGTCGGCGGGGACGCGCCGGCCAGCATCGAGCAGATCACCGTCGGCCTGGTCACCCGGGTCGAGATCGAGGGCGGCGACTCCGAGTACGCCGGCATCATGGAGTTCCACCGGATGGCGGTGAGCGGGCCGCTGGAGCTGGCCCCGAAGCAGCAGCTCGCCATCCCGTTCCAGCTGCCGGTGCCGTGGGAGACCCCGGTCACCGACGTGTACGGCCAGCGCCTGCACGGCATGACGATGGGGCTGCGCACCGAGCTGGCGGTTGCCCGGGCGGTGGACAAGAGCGACCTGGACCACGTGGCGGTGCACCCGCTGCCGATCCACGAGCGGATCCTCGACGCCTTCCAGGCGCTCGGCTTCCGCTTCAAGCACGCCGACCTGGAGCGCGGCCACATCCGTGGCGTGCAGCAGACGCTGCCGTTCTACCAGGAGATCGAGTTCTTCGCCGCGCCG from Micromonospora kangleipakensis includes these protein-coding regions:
- a CDS encoding ABC transporter substrate-binding protein, translated to MSRPRSQAEYLARLVPPSVAGLNRRSLLAGAAGTGALLGTGLLAGCGSDSDSGSDSKTVSVGSNQSDPKPKDVIAKVMAGFQTASGIQPAVNTVDHNTFQENINNYLQGKPDDVFMWFAGYRMRFFAAKGLAGDVSDVWGKLSGYSDAFKKASTGDDGKQYFVPASYYPWAVFYRKSVWQQHGYQVPKNLDELNTLGAQMKKDGLAPIAFADKDGWPAMGTFDILNLRINGYQFHVDLMAGKEAWTSDKVKKVFDTWAGLLPIHQPDALGRTWQEAAQSLQQKKSGMYLLGLFVAQQFSNDEQDDLDFFTFPEIDPAIGAKALDAPIDGYMMARKPKSEANAKKLLEYVGSKDAANITVKNDPSTLVANTGADTSGYTALQKKAAELVGSATEIAQFLDRDTRPDFASTVIIPALQQFIKNPKDISGLLTSIENQKKSIFTS
- a CDS encoding carbohydrate ABC transporter permease, with the protein product MSDLPLIQADRAVPPPATTTSTGGRGRRLRLLSRTDRVVITLMVLVPLLLVTALVWLPALATVLLSGTDWDGIGPFGEIDWVGLKNYDDVVNIYPPFVPAVQNNLLWLAALFVVATPFGMFLAVLLDKELRGSRFYQTALYLPVVLSLALIGFVWQLIYSRDEGLLNAVLGTDTDWYGDPNVNIWAVLFAAGWRHVGYIMLLYLAGLKGVDPSLREAAAVDGSSEASTFFRVVFPVMRPINIIVLVVTVIESLRAFDLVWVINKGRNGLELISALVTSNVVGEASRIGFGSALATIMLVVSLVFIALYLTTVMREDRR
- a CDS encoding sporulation protein, which encodes MVFKKMLSAFGVGGPSVDTVLANPNTRPGLTLDGHVNLVGGDAPASIEQITVGLVTRVEIEGGDSEYAGIMEFHRMAVSGPLELAPKQQLAIPFQLPVPWETPVTDVYGQRLHGMTMGLRTELAVARAVDKSDLDHVAVHPLPIHERILDAFQALGFRFKHADLERGHIRGVQQTLPFYQEIEFFAAPQYARTVTEVELTFVTSQRGVEVILECDKRGGFLSAGHDVVGRYAVPHADADRTDWVQVVDGWLRETTSRYGNQRAHGFGAPHGHGRGHGMGGVVAGTALGVAGGLVAGELIGDAFEGDFGDFGGDFE
- a CDS encoding DeoR/GlpR family DNA-binding transcription regulator; the encoded protein is MLAQQRQSAILELIRQRGGVRVSHLVSRFGVSDMTIRRDLEVLAERGLVDKVHGGATLAGPGSAEEPGFAAKSIRQQAEKRAIAERAAAMVEPGMAIALSAGTTTAALAARLADVRGLTVVTNSIPVADALYQDPRADQTVVLTGGIRTPSDALTGPVAEAAIAALNVDLLFLGVHGMSPRTGFTTPNLLEAAVNRRLISSARRLVVLADHTKWETIGIATIAPLEDADMLISDGKLPPEGRRQIGEQVGELIVVEAD
- a CDS encoding beta-galactosidase; translation: MRSWHGEGIWYGADFNPEQWPEQTWVEDVALMRRAGVNLVSVGIFSWALLEPAPGEFDFGWLDRALDVLHGGGINVDLATATASPPPWLAHRYPETLPRRADGAILWPGGRQAYCPSSPVFRERSLALVEAVARRYAEHPAVVMWHVSNELGCHNVHCYCDVSAEAFRRWLRDRYGDLAALNAAWGTAFWSQRYHDWAEINPPRTAPTFANPTQQLDFLRFSSDEQRAQLRAEREVLKRLAPQPVTTNFMIGTGIKYLDYHSWASDVDVVANDHYLTAADPEAHVGLALAADHTRGVAGGDPWLLMEHSTSAVNWQPRNVAKTPGQLRRNSLAHVARGADGVLFFQWRASRAGAEKFHSALVPHAGPETKVFREVCRLGADLRALAEVRGSRVDADVAILFDYEAWWGAELDSHPSVDVTYADRLAALHGALWRAGVTADVVHPSTDLSGYRLVLVPTLYLVHDADAEALRRYVEAGGTALVTYFSGIVDEHDHIRLGGYPGAFRELLGIRTEEFFPLRAGERVRLDDGATADVWTEWLHPEGAEVLASYADGPLPGVPALTRHPAGAGAAWYVGTRLDEAATDRLVARLLAESGVRPPVPAPAGVEVVRRRDADRSWLFVINHTDAEARLAVTGTELLDAARCDGELVVPAGEVAVVREEAATDRPIAAGSTAGVPTAEPPVDRAAEPA
- a CDS encoding carbohydrate ABC transporter permease, giving the protein MSTATLTREPAAAAPAGRRRPLRPARVVLHLFLAAVAVGWLFPILWAVLTSLRSYQYTAAHGYVSFGGWTFDNYITAWQTAEFGKHFLNSVYITVPAVLLTLFLASCVAFVIARFSWKLNIVLLGLFTAANLLPQQALLIPLFRLFTQVPLPEFMSDSELLYDSYWGLILVNVAFQCGFCVFVLSNYMKALPHELYEAAMVDGASVWRQYWQVTMPLCRPALAALATLEVTWIYNEFFWATVLMRTGDKFPVTSSLNNLRGEFFTDNNLVSAGSVLVAIPTLVIFFLLQKQFVRGLTLGASKG